Proteins encoded by one window of Marixanthomonas sp. SCSIO 43207:
- a CDS encoding cation diffusion facilitator family transporter — protein MATTDNHPHDHKDLKGRNLLITIVLNIVITVSQVIGGLLSGSLSLLSDALHNFSDVTSLIISYVADRYSKKEASFDKTFGYKRAEIIAAFVNAATLLLVAVYLIYEAIRRFINPQEIESSLVIWLALLGIVANGFSVLLLHKDSKENMNMRSAYIHLFTDMSASVAVLIGGLLMNYFGWFWVDSLLTVLIALYLLVVGIDLLKNSFNVLMLFTPKDIKLERISKKITTISEVKSIHHIHVWQLNEQERHLEAHMEFSKNLSLSEFDEILEKVKKILFDDFGINHVNIQPEFQKDDSKDIIVQD, from the coding sequence ATGGCAACTACAGATAACCATCCTCACGATCATAAAGATCTTAAGGGTAGAAACTTACTTATAACAATAGTTTTAAATATTGTTATTACAGTTTCACAAGTTATAGGTGGTTTGCTTTCCGGAAGTCTTTCCTTACTAAGTGATGCTCTACATAACTTTAGTGATGTAACTTCGTTAATAATAAGTTATGTAGCAGATCGATATTCAAAAAAGGAAGCATCCTTTGATAAAACCTTTGGGTATAAACGTGCCGAAATTATTGCAGCTTTTGTAAATGCAGCAACTCTTTTACTAGTTGCTGTATATCTTATTTATGAAGCAATAAGAAGGTTTATTAATCCGCAAGAAATAGAAAGCAGCTTAGTTATATGGCTGGCTTTGTTAGGGATTGTAGCAAATGGTTTTAGTGTGTTATTACTTCATAAAGATTCAAAAGAAAATATGAATATGCGATCTGCCTATATTCATTTGTTTACAGATATGTCAGCTTCAGTTGCGGTATTAATTGGCGGTTTATTAATGAATTATTTTGGGTGGTTTTGGGTAGATAGTTTACTTACAGTTTTAATTGCTTTATATTTATTGGTAGTAGGTATTGATTTGCTTAAAAACTCATTTAATGTATTAATGCTATTTACACCTAAGGATATAAAACTAGAACGCATCAGTAAAAAAATAACAACCATTTCTGAAGTAAAAAGCATTCATCACATTCATGTATGGCAATTAAATGAACAAGAAAGACACCTAGAAGCTCATATGGAATTTTCAAAAAATTTATCCCTTTCTGAATTTGATGAAATTTTAGAAAAAGTAAAAAAAATACTTTTTGACGACTTCGGAATTAATCATGTAAACATTCAACCCGAATTTCAAAAAGACGATTCAAAAGATATTATTGTTCAGGATTAA
- a CDS encoding GNAT family N-acetyltransferase, with product MEITIKKFEDLSIYELYDILQLRSEVFVVEQDCVYQDIDGKDANALHIIGKKDGKIIAYTRCFAPGYYFDEAAIGRVVVAKDQRSFKYGHDIMDASKKAIKKYYHTENIKLSAQQYLIKFYQSHGFQPIGEGYLEDGIPHIAMVIT from the coding sequence ATGGAAATCACCATCAAAAAATTTGAAGACTTATCCATTTACGAACTGTATGATATTTTACAGCTTCGTTCTGAAGTATTTGTAGTAGAACAAGATTGCGTGTACCAAGATATTGATGGAAAAGATGCAAATGCTCTGCACATTATTGGAAAAAAAGATGGAAAAATAATAGCTTATACACGTTGTTTTGCACCGGGATATTATTTTGATGAAGCAGCTATTGGTCGTGTGGTAGTCGCAAAAGATCAACGTAGTTTTAAGTACGGTCACGATATTATGGATGCTTCAAAAAAAGCCATAAAAAAATATTATCACACCGAAAATATTAAACTTTCAGCACAACAATATTTAATTAAATTTTACCAATCTCATGGGTTTCAACCTATTGGTGAAGGATACTTAGAAGATGGTATCCCACATATTGCAATGGTTATAACTTAA
- a CDS encoding sterol desaturase family protein, translating into MEAFLRFFETMPIWMKAGWVFFVLAFFWILEGYYSLIRLPYKKWKHAKTNLILLAFVMIINAIFGIATAAVFIWLHDTQFGLLHLVEAPVWVELLLSLLVLDFIAQYLVHYLLHKIPAMWRLHIVHHSDKHVDVTTGTRHHPFDFIIRETFAIIAVIIMGMPIAFYLFYRILSVLFTYWTHANISLPTSIDKGISYLFVTPNMHKFHHHFQMPWTDSNFGNMFSIWDRLFGTFVYDDVSKIQYGVDLADHTNDQSIGTQLGIPFNKTVVSKGKKDINTRY; encoded by the coding sequence ATGGAAGCCTTTCTGCGCTTTTTTGAAACTATGCCCATCTGGATGAAAGCCGGCTGGGTATTTTTTGTTTTAGCGTTTTTTTGGATTCTTGAAGGATATTATAGTTTAATTCGTTTACCGTATAAAAAGTGGAAACATGCAAAAACCAATCTTATTCTATTGGCTTTTGTAATGATAATCAATGCTATTTTTGGTATTGCCACTGCAGCAGTGTTTATTTGGTTACACGATACGCAATTTGGATTATTACACCTAGTTGAAGCACCGGTTTGGGTAGAATTACTCCTTTCTTTATTAGTATTAGATTTTATTGCTCAATATTTAGTTCATTATTTACTACATAAAATTCCGGCGATGTGGCGTTTGCACATAGTACACCATAGCGATAAGCATGTAGATGTTACCACAGGTACAAGACATCACCCATTTGATTTTATTATAAGAGAAACCTTTGCAATTATTGCTGTTATTATTATGGGAATGCCAATTGCATTTTATCTTTTTTATCGCATTTTAAGTGTGCTTTTCACATACTGGACACACGCTAACATTAGTTTACCGACATCGATAGATAAAGGAATAAGTTATCTATTTGTAACGCCCAATATGCATAAATTTCATCATCATTTTCAAATGCCCTGGACAGATAGTAACTTCGGAAATATGTTTTCAATCTGGGATCGATTGTTTGGTACATTTGTGTATGATGACGTTTCAAAAATTCAATATGGCGTAGATCTTGCCGACCATACCAATGATCAAAGTATTGGTACACAATTAGGAATTCCTTTTAACAAAACGGTTGTTTCTAAAGGAAAAAAGGATATAAACACAAGGTATTAA
- a CDS encoding S41 family peptidase translates to MKKKIFIPIIAVVIMFTTVSFKSDFFEIAKQIEIFTTLYKELNMNYVDEVTPATLMDKAINGMLEDLDPYTVYWNEQEVEDARIQNSGTYTGIGASVRTTKDKIIIIEPFQDFPADKAGLKAGDEIIKIGDTPVAGFDGDAGELLKGAKGSTVSISYKRQGKTETTTLTRGEVGVNAVPFYKLLDNNIGYIVLSKFNRKTTQETKSALEDLKLQGADKLILDLRGNPGGLLNEAINVVNLFVNKGEVITTTKSVIEKYNKVYKTQFEPVDTEIPLVVLINGRSASASEIVSGGLQDLDRAVVIGARSFGKGLVQRPKKLTYGTQLKVTIARYYTPSGRCIQALDYWHRDENGDPIRKDTEEYNEFKTKGGRSVYDGGGILPDIELETAKYSPITTALLKDMAIFDYATQYYYSNELTDYSAFEFTDQDFQDFTSYLKQNNFEYETDTEKEFAEALRRAEDDDLKESITQSYNQLMAEVDKAKEKELLAKKAEIKSLLSDEILKRYFYREGMYQYHLNNNPEILEAVSVLNDNNRYQKILK, encoded by the coding sequence ATGAAAAAGAAAATCTTCATCCCAATAATCGCCGTGGTTATCATGTTTACAACGGTGAGTTTTAAAAGTGATTTCTTTGAAATTGCTAAACAAATAGAAATCTTCACTACGCTCTACAAAGAGCTAAACATGAATTATGTGGACGAAGTAACACCGGCTACGTTGATGGATAAAGCTATTAACGGAATGCTAGAAGATCTGGATCCTTACACTGTTTACTGGAACGAACAAGAAGTTGAAGATGCTCGTATTCAAAATTCAGGCACGTATACCGGTATAGGTGCTTCTGTACGAACTACAAAAGATAAAATCATAATCATAGAGCCTTTTCAAGATTTTCCTGCAGATAAAGCAGGATTAAAAGCCGGAGACGAAATTATAAAAATTGGTGATACTCCCGTTGCGGGTTTTGATGGAGATGCTGGCGAATTACTAAAAGGAGCAAAGGGAAGTACAGTTTCTATTTCATATAAGCGGCAAGGAAAAACCGAAACCACAACGCTAACCAGAGGTGAGGTGGGTGTAAATGCGGTGCCGTTTTATAAGTTGCTAGACAATAACATTGGGTACATTGTTTTGAGTAAATTTAATAGGAAAACAACTCAAGAGACCAAATCAGCTTTAGAAGATTTAAAATTACAAGGCGCTGATAAGTTGATATTAGACCTGCGTGGAAATCCCGGCGGACTTTTAAATGAAGCAATTAATGTAGTTAATTTATTTGTAAATAAAGGCGAAGTAATTACTACCACAAAATCGGTTATTGAAAAATACAACAAAGTATATAAAACCCAATTTGAACCAGTAGATACTGAAATTCCTTTAGTAGTATTGATCAACGGTCGTAGTGCCTCGGCAAGTGAGATTGTTTCTGGAGGGTTACAAGATCTAGATCGCGCTGTTGTTATTGGTGCCCGTAGTTTTGGGAAAGGACTCGTTCAGCGTCCTAAAAAACTAACTTACGGAACTCAGCTTAAAGTAACCATCGCACGTTATTATACACCTAGCGGACGCTGCATTCAAGCGTTAGATTATTGGCACCGGGATGAAAATGGTGATCCCATAAGAAAAGATACCGAAGAATATAACGAGTTTAAAACCAAAGGTGGTCGCTCTGTCTATGATGGTGGCGGTATTTTACCAGATATTGAACTAGAAACTGCAAAGTATAGCCCCATTACTACGGCATTGTTAAAAGACATGGCAATCTTTGATTATGCAACACAGTATTACTATTCAAATGAATTAACAGACTATTCAGCTTTTGAGTTTACAGACCAAGATTTTCAAGATTTTACTTCCTATTTAAAGCAAAATAACTTTGAGTATGAAACCGATACCGAAAAAGAATTTGCTGAAGCGCTTAGAAGAGCAGAAGATGATGATTTAAAAGAATCTATCACACAAAGTTATAACCAATTAATGGCAGAAGTTGACAAAGCCAAAGAAAAAGAATTACTCGCAAAAAAAGCCGAAATAAAATCTCTGCTGAGTGATGAAATCTTAAAACGTTATTTTTATAGAGAAGGAATGTATCAATATCATTTAAACAACAATCCTGAAATATTAGAAGCTGTTTCAGTATTAAATGATAACAACCGTTACCAAAAGATTTTGAAGTAA